The following nucleotide sequence is from Streptomyces sp. HUAS CB01.
CTAGTGCCGCGAGCGGAGGGGTGCGCCGCGAGGCTCGCGGCCCCCCGGTGCGCTGTGCCGCCGGGCGGACGGACTGCTCACCCACCGTGCGCATTCGGGCGACTCCGCAAACGCCGCGAAGTACTGCCGTGCGGGTTGCCGCGGGACCGGTGAACCCTTCGGTCACGGCACCGGAGGCCGGAACGGGGTCAGACGGTGGAGTGGAGGCGCAGCGTCCGCACTCCGCCGCCGGTGAGGAGTTCGACTATCCGCTCCCCCGCCGGCTTGCGGACGGCGGCCCCGCACTCGGGGCAGGTGAAGGAGTAGAAGGTGGTCCGCCGGCTCGCACCGATCGCGAGCCGCAGCGCGCCCGCCGCCAGTTCGAAGCGGCCGCGGCAGTCGGGGCAGGCGGCCTTGAAGAGGGTCGGGACCTTCGGCGCCTGAATTCCGGACAGAGCGGACATATCCCTCATGGTTCCCATCGATCGGCCGTCAGTCCTGACTGTCGTACGCGGCGAGCGCCTCACGCGCCGCCTGCCGCGCGCTCCCCGCGAGGTCGGACGGCGACACGATCCGGCCGTCGCGCCCCAGCCGGAGCGCGAGCCGCCGCAGGGACGCCGGGTCAGGGGTGCGCAGGGTGATCCGCAGACCGCCGTCGGGCTGCTCCTCCGCGCTGTCGTGCGGGTAGTACTCGGCCACCCAGCGGCCACCCGGACCGACCTCGACGACGACCTCCGGATCCTCCGCCGACGGCTGCACCAGCCCCTCCGACAGATCGCGCAGCTCCGTCTCGGGCGGTGCCGACGGCTCGTCCAGGAGCCGGATCTCGGCCACCCGGTCGAGCCGGAAGGTCCGGCGCGCCTCGGAGAGGTAGCACCAGCCCTCCATGTACGTGTGGCCGACGGCGAAGAGGCGGATGGGGTCGACCTCGCGCTCGGTGAGCTCGTCCCGCGCCGGGGAGTAGTAGCGCAGCCACAGTCTGCGCCGCTCGGAGATGGCGCGGTCGACGTCGGCGAAGACACCCCCCTCGGACTCGAAGGTCACGGAGAGCCGGGAGCTGGCGCCCGCGGACTCCCCGGCCGCGGCCTCCAGCTTGGCGGTGGCCCGCACCAGTGCCTCGCGGTCGCCCTCCCGCAGCCCGGGCAGCGTGGCGACGGCGCGCGCGGCGACCAGGAGCGCGGTCGCCTCGTCGGCGGCCAGCCGGAGCGGCTCGGCGACGTCGTCCGGGTTGTGCCACCAGATGCGCTCACCGTCGGTGTCGATGTCGAGGAGATCGCCGCCGCGGAAGCTGGTCCCGCACATGGGCAGCACGTCGAGGTCGGAGATCAGCTCGTCCTCGGTGATCCCGAAGGCCCGGGCGACGTCCCCGACCCGTGCGCCGGGGCGTTCACGCAGATACGTCACCAGCGAGAGCATCCGCCGGGTCTGGTCGATGGCGTTCGCGGCCATGCCTGTACGAGTCCCCCTCAGCCCTTGGCCACGGCGCGCAGCCGGTCCACCACATCGGCCCGCAGATCCGCGGGCTCTAGCACGACGACGTCCGGTCCGAACTCCACCAGCCAGGCGTCCAGACCGTGCCCGTACGGAATCTCCAACTCGTCCCACCCGTCTCCGAGTTCCCGTACGGATGTGGCGCGGGCGCGCAGCGGGTAGCCCGCGCCGGCCCGCAACCTGATCCGCGCGGTCCTCGTGGCGGTCTCGCCGGCCCAGCTCTCGACCGTCTCGCGCACGGTGACGACGTCCGGCACCGGCGCGGTGAAGGCGCCGGTACGGGAGCGGACCTTGCCGGTGATACGGGAGAGCCGGAAGACGCGCTCGGCGCCGCGGTCGCGGTCCCAGCCCGCGAGGTACCAGTGCCCGCGCCAGCACTCCAGCGTCCAGGGCTCGACGTGGCGGGTCTCGGGGCGCACCGCGTTGGACTTGCGGTAGTCGAAGACGACGGGCCGCCGGTCGCGGCAGGCGAGCATCAGCGGCTCGAAGGCGGTCTCGTGGACCGGGATGCGCGGCTCGAGGGCGCTGTGCTGGACCTCGTACAGGTCCTCCGCCTCGGGCATTCCGGCGGCGCGCAGCTTCTGCAGGGCTCCGCTGGCCGCGCCGGCGAGCCGGGCCTGCTGCCAGACCTTGGCGGCGAGGCCGAGCGCCGCGGCCTCCTCGGCGTCGAGGGTGATGGGCGGAAGCCGGTTGGAGTCGCGGCGGGCGAGATAGCCGGTCTCGCCGTCGAGGTTGTCCACGGTGGCGATGACGAGTCCCAGTTCGCGGAGGTCGTCCTTGTCGCGCTCGAACATCCGGTTGAAGGCGTCGTCGGAGGCGGCTTCCATGTAGGCCTCGATGGAGCCGCGCAGCTCCCGCTTGC
It contains:
- a CDS encoding helix-turn-helix transcriptional regulator, which translates into the protein MAIAKAERLMNLALCLLGTRRPLSKRELRGSIEAYMEAASDDAFNRMFERDKDDLRELGLVIATVDNLDGETGYLARRDSNRLPPITLDAEEAAALGLAAKVWQQARLAGAASGALQKLRAAGMPEAEDLYEVQHSALEPRIPVHETAFEPLMLACRDRRPVVFDYRKSNAVRPETRHVEPWTLECWRGHWYLAGWDRDRGAERVFRLSRITGKVRSRTGAFTAPVPDVVTVRETVESWAGETATRTARIRLRAGAGYPLRARATSVRELGDGWDELEIPYGHGLDAWLVEFGPDVVVLEPADLRADVVDRLRAVAKG
- a CDS encoding helix-turn-helix transcriptional regulator — protein: MAANAIDQTRRMLSLVTYLRERPGARVGDVARAFGITEDELISDLDVLPMCGTSFRGGDLLDIDTDGERIWWHNPDDVAEPLRLAADEATALLVAARAVATLPGLREGDREALVRATAKLEAAAGESAGASSRLSVTFESEGGVFADVDRAISERRRLWLRYYSPARDELTEREVDPIRLFAVGHTYMEGWCYLSEARRTFRLDRVAEIRLLDEPSAPPETELRDLSEGLVQPSAEDPEVVVEVGPGGRWVAEYYPHDSAEEQPDGGLRITLRTPDPASLRRLALRLGRDGRIVSPSDLAGSARQAAREALAAYDSQD